From the genome of Yersinia enterocolitica, one region includes:
- a CDS encoding anaerobic glycerol-3-phosphate dehydrogenase subunit A produces MTNSSPYTETDVIIIGGGATGAGIARDCARRGLACTLLERHDIATGATGRNHGLLHSGARYAVTDGESARECIEENRILKRIARHCIEQTDGLFITLPEDSLEYQQQFIARCQDAGIEAEAIDPKLALRLEPAANPTLIAAVRVPDGTVDPFRLTAANMLDAREHGANVLTYHEVIGLLRHGDRVSGVRVFDHKNQRQYDIHAQIVVNAAGIWGQHIAEYADLRIRMFPAKGALLILGHRINNMVINRCRKPADADILVPGDTISLIGTTSTHIEYDQIDNMVVTAQEVDTLIREGSKLSPQLAQTRILRAYAGVRPLVASDDDPSGRNVSRGIVLLDHANRDGLEGFITITGGKLMTYRLMAEWATDKVCEKLGITAACTTAQAPLPGSQQSAEQTLSKVISLPASIRGSAVYRHGDRATQLLAGNRLDNSLVCECEAVTAGEVRYAIESLSVNNLLDLRRRTRVGMGTCQGELCACRAAGLLSRFKVTTPQQSREQLVQFLNERWKGVRPIAWGDALRESEFTHWVYQGLCGLDDTPSAANVQEKPDEI; encoded by the coding sequence ATGACGAACAGTTCTCCTTACACAGAAACGGATGTCATCATCATTGGTGGTGGTGCGACCGGTGCCGGGATTGCCCGTGACTGCGCTCGCCGTGGTTTAGCCTGTACGCTCTTGGAGAGGCATGACATTGCCACTGGTGCGACTGGCCGTAACCATGGCTTGCTACACAGCGGCGCACGCTATGCGGTAACTGATGGCGAATCTGCCCGCGAATGTATTGAAGAAAACCGTATTCTGAAACGTATTGCACGCCATTGTATTGAGCAAACGGATGGCCTGTTTATCACGTTGCCGGAAGACTCGCTGGAATATCAGCAGCAATTTATCGCGCGCTGCCAGGACGCCGGTATCGAGGCCGAAGCCATTGATCCAAAGCTGGCCTTACGGCTGGAGCCTGCTGCTAATCCGACATTGATTGCTGCCGTCCGCGTGCCAGATGGTACCGTCGATCCCTTCCGTTTAACTGCCGCGAATATGCTGGATGCGCGTGAGCACGGTGCGAATGTACTGACTTATCACGAAGTTATTGGCTTGCTACGCCACGGTGATAGGGTGAGCGGCGTGCGCGTTTTCGATCATAAGAATCAGCGCCAGTATGATATTCATGCACAAATAGTGGTCAACGCTGCGGGGATCTGGGGGCAACATATTGCTGAATATGCTGATCTTCGTATCCGCATGTTTCCGGCAAAAGGTGCTCTGTTGATCTTGGGTCATCGGATCAACAACATGGTGATCAACCGCTGTCGTAAACCGGCTGATGCTGATATTTTGGTTCCGGGCGACACCATCTCATTGATCGGGACGACCTCAACCCATATTGAATACGATCAAATCGATAATATGGTAGTAACGGCACAAGAGGTGGATACCTTAATCCGCGAAGGATCAAAACTTTCACCCCAGTTGGCGCAAACGCGCATCTTACGTGCTTACGCCGGTGTCAGGCCGCTGGTTGCCAGTGATGATGACCCGTCGGGGCGCAATGTCAGCCGTGGCATTGTGTTACTGGATCATGCTAACCGCGATGGTCTGGAAGGTTTTATCACCATTACCGGTGGCAAGCTGATGACCTACCGTCTGATGGCGGAGTGGGCAACAGATAAAGTGTGTGAAAAATTAGGTATTACCGCAGCCTGTACCACCGCCCAAGCGCCACTACCCGGTTCACAGCAATCAGCGGAGCAAACTCTCAGCAAAGTCATTTCTCTGCCTGCCAGTATTCGTGGCTCAGCGGTTTATCGCCATGGGGATCGCGCGACACAACTATTGGCCGGAAACCGGCTGGATAATAGCCTGGTGTGCGAATGCGAGGCAGTGACTGCCGGCGAAGTGCGCTATGCGATTGAATCGCTATCGGTCAATAACCTACTGGATTTACGTCGTCGTACCCGTGTTGGCATGGGGACCTGTCAGGGTGAACTCTGTGCCTGCCGGGCCGCGGGTTTACTCAGCCGCTTTAAAGTGACCACGCCGCAGCAATCCCGTGAACAGCTGGTGCAATTTCTTAATGAGCGTTGGAAAGGTGTGCGCCCGATAGCTTGGGGCGATGCTTTGCGGGAGAGTGAATTTACGCACTGGGTTTATCAAGGGCTGTGTGGTCTGGATGACACCCCGTCTGCGGCCAACGTTCAGGAGAAACCAGATGAAATTTGA
- a CDS encoding glycerol-3-phosphate dehydrogenase subunit GlpB (sn-glycerol-3-phosphate dehydrogenase (anaerobic); catalyzes the formation of dihydroxyacetone from glycerol 3-phosphate; part of GlpABC complex; presumably this subunit is responsible for membrane interactions and contains iron-sulfur clusters), translating to MKFDVIIIGGGLAGLACGIRLAEQGKYCAIVSAGQNALHFSSGSLDLLAKLPDGQAVSQPLSALATLAELAPEHPYSKMGQVAQVGELAQEAESLLQRCGLKLVGSAAKNHLRLTPLGSCRPTWLSPADIPVAPLEGPLPWQKVAVIGIEGFLDFQPQMVASALQEQGVDATPDYLHLPALDRLRDNPSEFRAVNIARVLDLPENLQPLADELSRLSSAAEMILLPACIGLDVSAPLEALRAAVGKPIQLLPTLPPSLLGMRLHQALRHRFQQLGGIVMPGDAVLRAELVGDRITGLYSRNHGDIPLRAAQMVLASGSFFSNGLVATFEHVYEPILDLDILSLPNRADWSRSNMFAPQPYLQFGVNTDNRLRALRGGIALDNLHVIGAVLGGYDPLQQGCGAGVSLTSALFVAEQIVNAMEVTL from the coding sequence ATGAAATTTGATGTCATTATCATCGGTGGTGGCTTGGCTGGTCTGGCGTGCGGTATCCGCCTGGCTGAGCAAGGCAAATATTGTGCGATTGTCAGCGCCGGGCAAAATGCGCTGCACTTTTCCTCCGGCTCTTTGGATCTATTGGCAAAATTACCGGATGGGCAGGCAGTCAGCCAGCCGTTATCCGCACTCGCGACCTTGGCTGAATTAGCGCCTGAACACCCCTATAGCAAGATGGGGCAAGTGGCACAAGTGGGTGAATTAGCACAAGAAGCTGAATCTCTTTTACAGCGGTGCGGCCTGAAATTGGTGGGCAGCGCGGCGAAGAACCACCTGCGGCTTACGCCGTTGGGCAGTTGCCGGCCAACCTGGCTCAGCCCGGCGGATATCCCGGTTGCACCATTGGAAGGCCCGCTGCCGTGGCAAAAAGTCGCGGTAATTGGTATTGAAGGTTTCCTCGATTTCCAACCACAAATGGTTGCCAGCGCCTTACAAGAGCAAGGTGTTGATGCGACGCCAGATTATCTGCATTTACCGGCGCTTGATCGTCTGCGGGATAACCCTAGCGAATTTCGTGCGGTCAATATTGCTCGTGTGCTGGATTTACCAGAAAACCTGCAACCGCTGGCGGATGAGTTATCCCGTCTGTCATCAGCAGCAGAAATGATTTTGCTGCCAGCTTGTATCGGGCTGGATGTGTCTGCGCCACTGGAAGCATTGCGAGCCGCAGTCGGGAAACCCATTCAACTGCTGCCGACGCTACCACCGTCGTTACTTGGTATGCGATTACATCAGGCTCTGCGCCATCGCTTCCAGCAATTGGGGGGCATTGTCATGCCCGGTGATGCGGTATTACGTGCTGAGCTGGTGGGGGACCGGATTACTGGGCTTTATAGCCGTAACCATGGCGATATTCCGTTGCGTGCCGCCCAGATGGTGCTGGCCAGCGGTAGCTTCTTTAGCAATGGGTTAGTGGCCACTTTTGAGCATGTTTACGAACCGATACTGGATCTGGATATTTTATCGCTACCGAACCGTGCCGACTGGAGCCGCAGCAATATGTTTGCGCCCCAGCCTTATCTGCAATTTGGAGTTAACACTGATAACCGGTTACGGGCGCTACGTGGGGGTATTGCACTGGATAATCTACATGTTATCGGTGCGGTACTGGGGGGATACGATCCGTTGCAACAAGGCTGTGGCGCAGGGGTTTCACTAACCAGCGCAC